A section of the Deltaproteobacteria bacterium genome encodes:
- a CDS encoding branched-chain amino acid ABC transporter permease yields MIPIFFLHGLVYGMLIFLVASGLTLVLGMMDILNFAHASIYMIGAFICYQTIQWTNNFWLALVAAPLICALLGILIERGLIRRIHASGHVDELLLTFGLAMVITEVIKWIYGTTPLPVSVPSSLAGSLQLWADVKYPVYRLFILFISALVLGLMFYILKKTRLGISIRACVQDSVMADALGTNVTLIFMSVMGIGAWLAGLAGVIIAPYLSVYSGMFADMIMDCFAVIAVGGLGSLGGAFIAALLVGQIQSFGVIFLPRISLILIYLLMVLVFTIRPSGLFGKKE; encoded by the coding sequence ATGATCCCCATATTTTTTCTCCACGGGCTGGTCTACGGGATGCTCATCTTCCTGGTGGCCTCGGGACTCACCCTGGTGCTGGGGATGATGGATATCCTCAACTTCGCTCATGCCTCGATCTACATGATCGGGGCTTTTATCTGCTACCAGACCATCCAATGGACCAACAACTTCTGGCTGGCCCTGGTGGCGGCTCCTTTGATTTGTGCTTTATTGGGCATTCTGATCGAACGCGGGTTGATTCGGAGAATCCATGCCTCCGGGCATGTGGATGAACTGCTGCTCACCTTCGGTCTGGCCATGGTCATCACCGAGGTGATTAAGTGGATTTACGGCACAACCCCCCTGCCCGTATCCGTTCCCTCTTCTCTGGCCGGTTCCCTCCAGTTGTGGGCCGATGTCAAATATCCGGTCTATCGGCTGTTCATTTTGTTCATCTCCGCCTTGGTATTGGGTCTTATGTTCTATATCCTCAAAAAGACCAGGCTGGGGATTTCCATCCGCGCCTGTGTCCAGGACAGCGTCATGGCCGATGCCCTGGGGACCAACGTAACCCTGATTTTCATGTCCGTCATGGGCATCGGCGCCTGGCTGGCCGGTCTGGCCGGGGTTATCATCGCCCCCTATCTGAGCGTCTATTCGGGCATGTTCGCCGACATGATCATGGATTGTTTTGCCGTCATTGCCGTCGGAGGGCTGGGCAGTCTGGGCGGGGCCTTTATCGCCGCCCTCCTGGTCGGGCAGATTCAGTCCTTCGGGGTCATCTTTCTGCCCAGGATCTCCCTCATCCTTATTTATCTGCTCATGGTGCTGGTCTTCACCATCCGGCCGAGCGGCCTTTTCGGGAAAAAAGAATGA